The Trichosurus vulpecula isolate mTriVul1 chromosome 4, mTriVul1.pri, whole genome shotgun sequence genome contains a region encoding:
- the NHLH1 gene encoding helix-loop-helix protein 1, with amino-acid sequence MMLNSDPMELDLPPTHSETESGFSDCGGGVGSDRTGLGGPGGGQARGPEMGESGRKDLQHLSREERRRRRRATAKYRTAHATRERIRVEAFNLAFAELRKLLPTLPPDKKLSKIEILRLAICYISYLNHVLDV; translated from the coding sequence ATGATGCTTAACTCAGACCCCATGGAGCTGGACCTGCCTCCCACCCATTCAGAGACAGAGTCAGGTTTCAGTGACTGTGGGGGAGGTGTGGGTTCGGACAGGACAGGACTTGGAGGTCCTGGGGGAGGCCAGGCCAGGGGTCCTGAGATGGGGGAGTCTGGTCGGAAGGACCTGCAGCATCTGAGCCGTGAGGAACGGCGGCGGAGGCGGCGGGCCACAGCCAAGTATCGCACTGCCCACGCCACTAGAGAACGGATCCGAGTGGAGGCCTTCAACTTAGCTTTTGCTGAACTTCGAAAGCTGCTGCCAACCTTACCCCCCGACAAGAAGCTCTCCAAGATTGAAATCTTACGTCTGGCCATCTGCTATATTTCCTACCTGAACCATGTCCTGGATGTCTGA